One Hydrogenoanaerobacterium saccharovorans DNA segment encodes these proteins:
- a CDS encoding sigma 54-interacting transcriptional regulator — translation MLLAEMKDVVTKFADVISKVLDVDVLIVDSNLKTVGNTYRYFDKFTLIRRISVIGQVITTGEVVAVDDRANHNACKDCPDYNECEMSGFIGVPIFYNNTVVGAIALVLPKSKIPQIFKDVRNSVEFLERMADLLSSKLQNSDDYNNLNVIKREREVIMDSIDDAMVSMDDIGYITYYNKRFEQYFGIKESCVGKFIKDVIPHRYISEFMSNYNEFSGRLMYFEQNENTFYGYVSCRNININESRTGMLFTFKSIGHVNAELADIGYNNTQTTFAWVENGLMAPHIVEKAKRLSITNKAVLIYGEQGTGKKILAEAIHSFSNRSSNSFISVCCDGSYRDLLETAMFGTDQFNREFSGLGKLQLAHKGTIYISEIDRLPYFLQKKLADFLKTKMIRQAGLRDVQIDVRFIASSSKDLEQLVREGHFDDELYYRISENIIKIPPLREDKEYIAELISGAIRFYKDKYNKPDLKFDAAAMQILQDYHWPGNRRELEETLDYLVRTAQRTVTCHDLAQINLTAQGSIPTIQDMEREQIASLLLSNKNKDEVARMLGISRATLYRKIKTYNL, via the coding sequence ATGTTATTAGCTGAAATGAAGGACGTTGTTACAAAATTTGCGGACGTGATCTCTAAAGTATTGGATGTAGACGTATTGATTGTAGACAGCAACTTAAAAACTGTCGGCAATACTTACCGCTATTTTGATAAATTTACCCTGATTCGTCGTATCTCTGTTATCGGGCAAGTGATTACTACAGGCGAAGTGGTTGCGGTAGATGACCGCGCAAACCATAATGCCTGCAAAGACTGCCCCGATTACAACGAGTGCGAAATGAGCGGATTTATCGGTGTCCCCATTTTTTATAATAATACGGTGGTTGGTGCAATTGCTTTGGTTCTGCCCAAATCGAAAATACCGCAGATTTTTAAGGATGTTCGTAATTCCGTTGAGTTTTTGGAGCGCATGGCGGATTTGCTTTCGAGCAAGCTGCAAAACAGCGACGATTACAACAACCTAAACGTAATCAAGCGCGAACGCGAAGTGATTATGGATTCGATTGACGACGCAATGGTGTCGATGGATGACATCGGTTACATCACTTACTACAACAAACGCTTTGAACAGTACTTCGGTATCAAAGAAAGCTGCGTAGGCAAATTCATCAAGGATGTAATTCCGCACCGTTATATTAGCGAATTTATGTCGAATTACAACGAATTTTCGGGGCGCCTGATGTATTTTGAACAGAACGAAAATACCTTTTACGGGTATGTTTCTTGCCGGAATATCAACATCAACGAAAGCCGAACCGGTATGCTGTTTACCTTCAAATCCATAGGGCATGTCAATGCAGAACTGGCGGATATTGGGTACAACAATACACAAACCACTTTTGCATGGGTAGAAAATGGGCTGATGGCACCGCATATTGTAGAAAAAGCAAAACGTCTTTCCATCACAAACAAGGCAGTGCTCATCTACGGCGAACAGGGTACCGGCAAAAAAATCCTTGCAGAAGCCATCCACAGCTTCTCTAACCGCTCAAGCAACAGCTTCATCAGTGTTTGCTGTGACGGCAGCTACCGCGATCTGCTGGAAACAGCGATGTTTGGTACCGACCAATTTAACCGTGAATTTTCGGGGCTGGGCAAACTTCAGCTTGCGCACAAAGGCACCATCTATATCAGCGAGATTGATCGTTTGCCTTATTTTCTGCAAAAAAAGCTTGCCGACTTTTTGAAAACGAAAATGATTCGTCAAGCAGGGCTGCGTGATGTACAGATTGATGTACGGTTTATCGCCTCGTCCAGCAAAGATTTGGAGCAGTTGGTTCGCGAAGGGCACTTTGATGATGAGCTTTACTACCGCATTTCAGAAAATATCATTAAAATACCGCCCTTGCGTGAAGACAAAGAATATATTGCAGAATTGATTTCTGGCGCAATACGCTTTTATAAAGATAAATATAACAAACCCGACTTAAAGTTTGATGCCGCTGCCATGCAGATATTGCAAGATTACCATTGGCCCGGCAACCGCAGGGAGCTGGAGGAAACTCTGGATTATCTTGTGCGAACGGCACAGCGAACAGTTACATGCCATGATTTAGCCCAGATTAATTTGACAGCTCAAGGCAGCATACCTACAATCCAGGACATGGAGAGAGAGCAGATCGCTTCCTTGCTGCTGTCAAATAAAAATAAAGATGAGGTTGCACGCATGCTGGGTATCAGCCGTGCCACCCTCTACCGCAAAATAAAAACATATAATTTGTAA
- the spoIIID gene encoding sporulation transcriptional regulator SpoIIID encodes MKGLPEERAIALGTYIIEHGATVRSTAKEFRISKSTVHKDVSERLQKLNPELYSKVKHVLEINKQERHIRGGMATKNKYAKQKKNG; translated from the coding sequence TTGAAAGGATTGCCGGAGGAACGAGCAATTGCGCTCGGTACCTATATCATCGAGCATGGCGCAACAGTGCGCAGCACCGCAAAGGAATTTCGAATCAGTAAAAGTACGGTGCACAAGGACGTGTCTGAAAGACTTCAAAAATTAAACCCGGAATTGTATAGCAAAGTAAAGCATGTGCTGGAAATTAATAAGCAGGAACGGCATATTCGTGGCGGCATGGCCACAAAAAATAAATATGCAAAACAAAAAAAGAACGGTTAA
- a CDS encoding L-2-amino-thiazoline-4-carboxylic acid hydrolase, translated as MIKNVASDRGQHIQDLRDAIEHRATWFYFLVEEAMKRGLDYDFARDAIKGCGCFHGNNKYTKTDDLKVFGPEFISENVKNIFEMDVDCTDEQLKIDFHYCPLVSAWKKLTDDEEKIAMMCDIAMDGDRGIASTFDAFEFHLGKTIAKGDDICEVRFNKVK; from the coding sequence ATGATTAAAAACGTTGCATCTGACAGAGGTCAGCATATTCAGGATTTGAGAGACGCGATTGAGCACAGAGCTACATGGTTCTACTTTTTGGTAGAAGAAGCTATGAAACGCGGTTTGGACTACGACTTTGCAAGAGACGCAATCAAAGGCTGCGGATGCTTCCACGGCAACAACAAATACACAAAAACCGATGATTTGAAAGTATTTGGCCCTGAGTTCATCAGCGAAAATGTAAAAAACATTTTTGAGATGGATGTTGATTGCACCGATGAGCAGCTTAAAATTGATTTCCACTACTGCCCACTGGTATCTGCTTGGAAAAAACTCACCGATGACGAAGAGAAAATTGCTATGATGTGCGACATTGCTATGGACGGCGACCGCGGTATTGCAAGCACATTTGATGCATTTGAGTTCCATCTGGGCAAAACCATCGCAAAAGGCGATGATATCTGCGAAGTTCGTTTTAACAAAGTAAAATAA
- the dhaK gene encoding dihydroxyacetone kinase subunit DhaK — MKKIINHPNHVVSELLVGMAKAHPELKYTEKLEVISRKDKTKKKVGVVSGGGSGHEPAHAGYVGTGMLDAAVAGNVFSSPSPDRIIKGIEEANSGEGVLLVIKNYSGDIMNFGMAKDMAEMDDIRVESVVVKDDVAVPDSTYSTGRRGIAGTVFVHKIAGAKAETGANLDEVKAAAEKAIANIRSMGMAMTSCTLPAVGKPGFVLGDDEVEIGMGIHGEPGVERTTVKTAAEVAQILLDKILADYDYSNSEVALLVNGLGATPLMELYILNNEVEKILTEKGIKIHRTFVGNYMTALEMSGCSLTLMKLDDELKELLDAPCNTPALKIF; from the coding sequence ATGAAAAAGATTATCAACCACCCCAACCATGTGGTTTCTGAACTGCTTGTTGGTATGGCAAAAGCTCATCCTGAGCTGAAATACACCGAAAAACTGGAGGTTATCTCCAGAAAAGACAAAACCAAAAAGAAAGTCGGCGTAGTTTCCGGCGGCGGCTCGGGCCACGAGCCTGCACATGCAGGTTATGTCGGTACCGGTATGCTGGATGCGGCAGTTGCGGGCAACGTGTTCTCTTCCCCCAGCCCCGACCGTATTATTAAAGGCATTGAAGAAGCAAATAGCGGCGAAGGCGTTTTGCTGGTCATTAAAAACTACTCGGGCGATATCATGAACTTTGGCATGGCAAAAGATATGGCTGAAATGGACGATATCCGTGTGGAAAGCGTTGTAGTAAAAGACGACGTTGCAGTACCTGACAGCACCTACTCCACCGGCCGCCGCGGCATTGCAGGTACCGTGTTTGTTCATAAAATTGCAGGCGCAAAAGCAGAAACCGGTGCAAACCTTGATGAAGTAAAAGCAGCAGCCGAAAAAGCCATTGCAAACATCCGCAGCATGGGTATGGCGATGACCTCTTGCACCCTGCCTGCAGTAGGCAAACCGGGCTTTGTCCTCGGCGATGACGAGGTAGAAATCGGCATGGGTATCCATGGCGAACCCGGCGTTGAAAGAACTACCGTTAAAACAGCAGCCGAGGTTGCACAGATTTTGCTCGACAAAATTCTTGCCGATTACGACTACAGCAACTCTGAAGTTGCACTGCTGGTCAACGGTTTGGGTGCAACCCCTCTGATGGAGCTTTACATCCTCAACAACGAAGTAGAGAAAATTCTCACAGAAAAAGGCATCAAAATTCACAGAACATTTGTGGGCAACTACATGACAGCACTTGAGATGTCCGGCTGCTCGCTGACATTGATGAAGCTGGATGATGAGCTGAAAGAATTGCTGGATGCACCCTGCAACACCCCTGCACTGAAAATTTTCTAG
- a CDS encoding M23 family metallopeptidase — protein MKSNKGRLANFLNGKGFYAALALCLVGAGTAAWVVVDKTLGSITGTPSSSSSQSSIVSEESSWGFPELEEAGTPKPNVEVSSGSSSSEQTASSSSEAQPAAGEVYEQQMLSLEQQTSAFALPIKSAEVFNQYSNGELVKNTTLDKWCTHDGIDMKAAKGTDVLCVADGKVSRVYDNGIWGKTVEVSHENKLVSIYSGLAKDVAVKEGDAITIAQPIGKVGDTNLAEAKLESHLHFAMKQDGKFVDPLKTMGKLK, from the coding sequence ATGAAATCGAACAAAGGCAGACTAGCAAATTTTTTGAATGGTAAAGGTTTCTATGCGGCACTGGCACTTTGCCTGGTAGGTGCAGGAACCGCTGCTTGGGTTGTTGTGGATAAGACTCTCGGCTCAATAACAGGTACCCCGTCATCTTCATCATCCCAAAGCAGTATCGTAAGCGAGGAATCCAGTTGGGGTTTCCCCGAGCTGGAGGAGGCGGGAACACCGAAGCCAAACGTAGAAGTATCATCCGGCTCCTCCTCATCGGAACAAACTGCTTCCTCATCATCCGAGGCGCAGCCCGCTGCTGGCGAGGTATACGAACAGCAAATGCTTTCGCTCGAACAGCAGACTTCAGCATTCGCGCTGCCCATAAAATCGGCAGAAGTGTTTAACCAATACAGCAATGGTGAATTGGTTAAAAACACAACGCTGGACAAATGGTGTACCCATGACGGCATCGACATGAAAGCTGCCAAGGGCACCGATGTGCTTTGTGTTGCAGACGGTAAAGTAAGCCGTGTTTACGACAATGGCATTTGGGGCAAAACCGTAGAGGTAAGCCACGAGAATAAGCTTGTCAGCATTTACAGCGGCCTTGCCAAAGACGTAGCTGTAAAAGAGGGCGATGCCATAACCATTGCTCAGCCAATTGGCAAGGTGGGCGACACCAACCTTGCGGAAGCAAAATTGGAAAGCCACCTGCATTTTGCTATGAAGCAAGACGGCAAATTTGTTGACCCGCTGAAAACCATGGGTAAACTAAAATAA
- a CDS encoding ABC transporter ATP-binding protein, which yields MLSIKDLNTYYGNIHALKGINMEIEQGEIVSLIGSNGAGKTTTLGSIAGLIPARSGSVIFKGQDITNVPAHNLVKLGISLSPEGREVFPALSVQENLRLGAYIKTDKAKIKESFERVYDLFPRLRERINQSAGTLSGGEQQMLAIGRALMCEPELLLLDEPSLGLAPNLVLMIFELIESINKKHGTTILLIEQNANMALSISHRAYVLETGRISMFGKACDLANDPRVKKAYLGQM from the coding sequence ATGCTTAGTATTAAAGATTTAAATACCTACTACGGCAATATTCACGCACTGAAGGGCATCAACATGGAGATTGAGCAGGGCGAAATCGTATCGCTCATCGGCAGCAACGGTGCAGGCAAAACTACAACTCTGGGCTCTATTGCAGGCCTCATTCCCGCACGTTCGGGTTCGGTTATCTTCAAAGGGCAGGATATTACCAACGTGCCTGCACACAACCTTGTAAAACTGGGCATCAGCTTGTCTCCCGAGGGACGCGAGGTGTTCCCTGCACTGTCGGTGCAAGAAAACCTGCGCTTGGGTGCTTATATTAAAACAGATAAGGCGAAAATCAAAGAATCATTCGAGCGTGTTTACGATTTGTTCCCCCGTTTGAGAGAAAGAATCAACCAGTCGGCAGGTACCCTGTCGGGCGGTGAACAGCAAATGCTGGCAATCGGACGTGCGCTGATGTGTGAGCCCGAACTGCTGCTGCTGGACGAGCCTTCACTGGGCCTTGCACCCAATCTGGTGCTGATGATATTCGAGCTAATCGAATCCATCAATAAAAAACATGGCACCACCATTCTTCTGATTGAGCAGAATGCAAACATGGCGCTTTCTATTTCGCACAGAGCTTATGTACTTGAAACCGGACGCATTTCGATGTTCGGTAAAGCATGCGACTTAGCGAACGACCCGAGAGTAAAAAAAGCTTACCTTGGCCAGATGTAG
- the dhaL gene encoding dihydroxyacetone kinase subunit DhaL: protein MGFQLTSKDYTEYIKLAYAKIHENGEYVTALDSATGDGDHWSNINMGFESLVEAIPDLETLNLFDCFKKIGMIMMSVIGGSGGVLYGSAYMEAAKTLKGKEVIENQDMCNVLEAMLNGVMNRGNAKPGFKTMIDTLHPAVECYKDCIAKGLSEKETVALVKKAALDGAQSTADMEAVRGRACYQANKGVGHLDPGAVTMSYQVEILMDYIASKL, encoded by the coding sequence ATGGGATTTCAATTAACCAGTAAAGACTATACCGAATATATCAAATTGGCATATGCTAAAATTCACGAAAACGGCGAATATGTAACCGCGCTCGACTCTGCAACCGGTGACGGAGACCACTGGTCCAACATCAACATGGGCTTCGAAAGCTTGGTAGAGGCAATCCCCGACCTGGAGACTTTGAATTTGTTCGACTGCTTCAAAAAAATCGGTATGATTATGATGTCGGTTATCGGCGGCAGCGGCGGCGTTTTGTACGGCAGTGCTTATATGGAAGCTGCTAAAACCCTCAAAGGCAAAGAAGTGATTGAAAACCAGGATATGTGCAATGTTTTGGAAGCGATGCTCAACGGCGTTATGAACAGAGGTAACGCAAAACCCGGCTTTAAAACTATGATTGACACCCTGCACCCCGCTGTGGAATGTTATAAAGATTGCATTGCAAAAGGCCTTTCTGAAAAAGAGACCGTTGCTTTGGTAAAAAAAGCTGCTCTTGACGGCGCACAAAGCACCGCCGATATGGAAGCAGTACGCGGCAGAGCTTGCTACCAGGCAAACAAAGGCGTGGGGCACCTTGACCCCGGAGCAGTTACCATGTCCTATCAGGTAGAAATTCTGATGGATTATATTGCATCCAAGCTGTAA
- a CDS encoding ABC transporter ATP-binding protein, producing MAYLQVNGITKQFGGLLAVDSVSFEVNKGEIISVIGPNGAGKTTVFNMLTGVYQIDKGEIIFDGKPIHNKTPQEIVEAGISRTFQNIRLFPNLRVIENVLVGTHIRTKYNFFDAFFRTKRFQEEEAEKTLRAVEILRSIGLESKMHDYAQNLPYGEQRKLEIARAIATDAKIILLDEPAAGMNPQESEELLRFIRELRDKGYTIILIEHDMSVVMNISDRIYVIDHGKKIAQGLPAEIANNQNVIQAYLGGVKKDA from the coding sequence ATGGCATATTTACAGGTGAATGGTATAACCAAACAGTTTGGTGGACTCCTCGCCGTTGATTCCGTCAGCTTCGAGGTAAACAAGGGCGAGATCATCAGTGTCATCGGCCCGAACGGCGCAGGCAAAACCACAGTTTTTAATATGCTCACCGGCGTATATCAAATCGATAAAGGTGAGATAATCTTTGACGGCAAACCAATCCACAACAAAACCCCGCAGGAAATTGTAGAGGCAGGCATCTCCAGAACATTCCAGAACATCCGCCTGTTCCCCAACCTGCGTGTGATCGAGAACGTTCTCGTAGGTACACATATCCGCACCAAATACAACTTCTTCGACGCATTCTTCCGCACAAAACGCTTTCAAGAAGAAGAGGCAGAAAAAACACTGCGCGCTGTAGAAATTCTGCGCTCCATCGGGTTAGAGAGCAAGATGCACGACTATGCGCAGAACCTGCCCTACGGCGAGCAGAGAAAGCTTGAGATTGCCCGTGCAATTGCTACCGATGCAAAAATTATTTTGCTGGACGAGCCTGCTGCAGGTATGAACCCGCAGGAATCGGAAGAGCTGCTTCGCTTCATCCGCGAACTGCGCGACAAAGGCTATACCATCATTCTCATCGAGCACGATATGAGTGTGGTTATGAATATTTCTGACCGTATTTATGTTATCGACCATGGCAAAAAGATTGCGCAAGGTCTGCCCGCTGAGATTGCCAACAACCAGAATGTTATCCAGGCTTACCTTGGAGGTGTGAAAAAAGATGCTTAG